From the Salarias fasciatus chromosome 16, fSalaFa1.1, whole genome shotgun sequence genome, one window contains:
- the LOC115402838 gene encoding protein ITPRID2, which translates to MEGAALESNTAPDVRVKPVSVACLRRQAWAHSRDSIWQESKPEPCGPPGPQRSRSTGDAQRPSVDPGQNPNKIASWLIECRTPLGASLDDQSPPPHKGVPRNGCSFEDDLSLGAEANHLLSNNSKTESCYGLVADQKRSQYKERGRSMNSTGSGKSSTVSSVSVKLEQSDEQPVEILLTLRVSELLDLYEEDPEEILFNLGFGREEPDLNAKIPSRFFNSSSVARGIDIKVYLKAQLQRMELENPNYALTSRFRQIEVLTTVANEFFQLYSQVSGQPVQRISSKDQDSEGGDEGRSEERPPPLKKSNSALNVAKLLKKTITKHNLLAASPESPAQPNGRTAAVPGPPQDSGPAPARPEQDGDAADAAEHRAEAGGQKVVRKKDNCSLATVTEESGGDGEPDLPSDSSPEQSGGGGGGPEGQVDSADLQAGSQSSEEGGAQRVSEEKDRSSSSSSSLEKAPVTLTPPHLAQLRTENTDSFDMEEIQSNEDETLPPRASRAAEMSRTVSQQSDSSGFAEEPSTDSGNSLKVQDSSDSCDSETTVTSHPSQDLTTPVALDQPTFDLPDTRREEAGPAAAAAEVDGRSRSVEGDESLDQFPQYTVHHLPKLTPTEEQREDSVDEDGEPEPEPEPEIIQCVSAAEQETPQESEESDDPQSQSASEPDPPHTDQASDRVRDTSPPAGDPGENQDQPESLLSDDHNGFAPPTPSAQVLSALNRAKLSRMGRRIDPESDETPASPGRGRGSQRGAIRLQRSSSLPSSLLAPSRVVSSVKIQVGRGQASCSQPRFSVRYTQEDDQLEEEVKREERTSVLSTLVINPAPNKKPAAAAAPKPIPSHLMRSCCSLQSYSPPPELTPGGQSWSTQSVPDLSSDHRPLRHFPPPSPSNTSVSHAQKSWNPGFASLPGHNPPAQYFDSGPSPSPRFNFNPYGLPQHTHPLHHSQPYSSLPNLFPHQNPPSGPAGLHSPAPPPVPQHQSMTNLHQPSSSSLPYHVGPAHLHPGAPMMHHQGFSQPYTNPSPYTAAPYGTQSAPQFLSYHGYNVSSFPHPVSQYPPPAAAAAAPPHLPPEHSLYPGLAPLAPGFHPGLGSAFSQGYNPHAGFAPPAGPGPSGTELQLRRVLQDIRGTVQSLSENRANTPDTFSERRASQPGLQSLAEFQQKRRSLSLFRRQMMDLELSIMQQQALVYNHLSPADRMEVEKLQSLRSSVREELQELEQQLEEKLMDLIHSTHHRGLRSNNSVENLFTASALRAMEPMSELLSEQFYLQSELNYDGHDFPTSPSSRSSSPLRGRGRRGADGEQKPELYRTSVDITPATPPRPNARSKGRLQKKKEELDPILTRTGGAYIPPAKLRMMQQQITDKSSLAYQRMSWEALKKSINGLINKVNVSNIVNIIQELLQENIVRGRGLLARSVLQAQAASPIFTHVYAAVVAIINSKFPQIGELILKRLILAFRRSYRRNLKQQCLTASKFVAHLINQNVAHEVLCLEMLTLLLERPTDDSVEVAISFLKECGLKLTEVSPRGINAIFERLRNVLHESSIDKRVQYMIEVMFAIRKDGFKDHPVIPEGLDLVDEDDQFTHMLPLDDEYNTEDILNVFKLDPDFQENEEKYKTIKRDILDEGSSDSGEEADGSDEEDEDEDENEEGGDDEKVTIFDKTEVNLVAFRRTIYLAIQSSLDFEECAHKLIKMDFPESQTKELCNMILDCCAQQRTYEKFFGLLAGRFCLLKKEYMESFEAIFSEQYDTIHRLETNKLRNVARLFAHLLYTDSVPWSVLECIRMSEETTTSSSRIFVKILFQELCAYMGLPKLNQRLKDITLQPFFEGLFPRDNPRNTRFAINFFTSIGLGGLTDELREHLKNAPKMIMTQNQEVGSSDSSSSSSSSSSDSSSSDSSSDSDSSDSDSSSSSDSDNKHRKKKKRKESEEKKKKKEKDRKKKKEKQTDKRRKNDEEDSDDQNQARKDKRHRAREAEERARDGARRGRRDKDSEDEEQRKREEEERRRKTDRQRDGGRERERERVREDQRERERERERGRDRDQGREHERERERGRGREAEEKRETERDRERERNKENRDRNREDKRRR; encoded by the exons TGTTTCAGTGAAGTTGGAGCAATCAGACGAGCAGCCAGTGGAGATCCTTCTTACCCTGCG tgTGTCCGAGCTGCTGGACCTGTACGAGGAGGACCCCGAGGAGATCCTCTTCAATCTGGGTTTCGGTCGAGAGGAACCCGACCTGAACGCCAAGATCCCGTCCAGGTTCTTCAACAGCTCGTCAGTGGCCCGAGGCATCGACATTAAG GTTTACCTAAAAGCTCAGCTGCAGCGCATGGAACTGGAGAACCCGAACTACGCCCTGACCA GTCGCTTCCGTCAGATCGAGGTCCTGACGACGGTTGCTAATGAGTTCTTCCAGCTCTACAGTCAAGTGTCCGGCCAGCCCGTCCAGCGCATCAGCTCCAAGGATCaag ATTCAGAAGGAGGAGACGAGGGGCGGAGCGAGGAGAGGCCTCCTCCCCTGAAGAAGAGCAACTCGGCTCTGAATGTGGCCAAACTCCTGAAGAAAACCATCACCAAGCACAACCTGCTGGCCGCTTCGCCCGAGTCTCCGGCGCAGCCCAACGGCCGCACGGCCGCCGTCCCCGGTCCGCCGCAGGACAGCGGCCCGGCGCCCGCCCGGCCCGAGCAGGACGGCGACGCCGCAGACGCCGCCGAGCACAGGGCCGAGGCCGGCGGCCAGAAAGTGGTCCGGAAGAAAGACAACTGCTCCCTGGCGACGGTGACGGAGGAGAGCGGCGGAGACGGGGAGCCGGACCTCCCGTCGGACAGCAG TCCTgaacagagcggcggcggcggcggcggaccggAGGGTCAGGTGGACTCGGCAGACCTGCAGGCTGGCAGTCAGAGCTCTGAGGAGGGAGGCGCTCAGCGGGTCTCGGAGGAGAAGGaccggtcctcctcctcctcctcctccctggagaAAGCTCCCGTCACTCTGACGCCGCCACATCTGGCCCAGCTGCGGACTGAAAACACGGACTCGTTCGACATGGAGGAG ATTCAGAGCAACGAAGACGAGACTCTCCCgcccagagcgtccagagccgCGG AAATGTCCAGGACGGTCAGTCAGCAGTCGGACAGCAGCGGCTTTGCGGAGGAGCCGTCCACCGACTCCGGAAACTCCCTCAAG GTGCAGGACAGCAGCGACAGCTGCGACAGTGAGACCACCGTCACGTCCCACCCGTCCCAAGACCTGACCACGCCCGTCGCCCTGGACCAGCCCACGTTCGACCTGCCCGACACCAGACGGGAAGAGGCGggacccgccgccgccgccgccgaggtgGACGGGAGGAGCCGCTCTGTGGAGGGAGACGAGAGTCTGGACCAGTTCCCTCAGTACACGGTTCACCATCTCCCCAAGCTCACGCCGacggaggagcagcgggaggaCAGTGTGGACGAGGACGGCGAGCCGGAACCGGAACCGGAACCGGAGAtcatccagtgtgtgtctgctgctgaacAAGAAACGCCACAAGAGTCAGAAGAGTCAGACGACCCCCAGAGTCAGTCTGCTTCAGAACCAGACCCACCACACACAGACCAGGCCTCAGACAGGGTCCGAGACACCAGTCCACCCGCAGGAGACCCCggggagaaccaggaccagccgGAGTCTCTCCTCTCTGACGATCACAACGGGTTTGCTCCTCCCACGCCGTCCGCTCAGGTCCTCAGCGCTCTGAACCGAGCCAAGCTGAGCCGGATGGGCCGGCGGATCGACCCCGAGAGCGACGAAACGCCCGCCAGCCCCGGGCGAGGGAGAGGAAGCCAGCGCGGCGCGATCCGCCTCCAGAGGTCTTCGTCCCTGCCCTCCTCGCTCCTCGCGCCGTCCAGGGTGGTGTCGTCCGTCAAGATCCAGGTGGGGCGGGGCCAGGCGTCCTGCTCCCAGCCCAGGTTCTCTGTCAGATACACTCAGGAGGAcgaccagctggaggaggaggtaaaGCGAGAAGAACGCACCAGCGTCCTGTCCACCCTGGTCATAAATCCTGCCCCTAACAAaaagcccgccgccgccgccgcccctaaACCCATCCCCTCCCACCTGATGCGGTCATGCTGCTCCCTGCAGAGCTACAGTCCTCCTCCTGAACTGACCCCGGGAGGTCAGTCCTGGAGCACCCAGAGCGTCCCCGACCTGTCCTCCGATCACCGCCCCCTGAGGCACTTCCCGCCGCCGTCTCCCTCTAACACCAGCGTCAGCCACGCCCAGAAAAGTTGGAACCCGGGCTTCGCATCGCTCCCCGGTCACAACCCTCCGGCGCAGTATTTTGACTCCGGTCCGAGTCCCAGTCCGAGGTTCAACTTCAACCCGTATGGCCTCcctcagcacacacacccactgcaCCACTCACAGCCGTACTCCAGCCTCCCGAACCTCTTCCCCCACCAGAACCCCCCCTCCGGTCCGGCCGGCCTCCACAGCCCCGCACCTCCGCCCGTCCCCCAGCACCAAAGCATGACCAACCTCCATCAGCCCTCAAGCTCCAGCCTTCCTTACCACGTCGGCCCTGCTCATCTCCACCCTGGagctcccatgatgcatcaccAGGGCTTCAGCCAGCCGTACACTAATCCGTCACCGTATACCGCCGCTCCATACGGGACTCAGTCTGCTCCGCAGTTCCTGTCTTATCACGGATACAATGTCAGCTCGTTTCCCCATCCCGTCTCCCAGTAtcccccccctgctgctgctgctgctgctccgccacATTTACCCCCAGAGCACAGCCTCTACCCCGGTCTGGCTCCGCTCGCTCCCGGTTTCCACCCCGGCCTCGGATCGGCCTTCAGCCAGGGTTACAACCCCCACGCTGGGTTTGCCCCCCCTGCTGGCCCGGGTCCGTCCGGAACCGAGCTTCAGCTGAGGAGAGTCCTGCAGGACATCAGGGGAACCGTCCAGAGCCTCAGCGAG AACCGAGCCAACACTCCGGACACGTTCAGCGAGCGCCGAGCGTCTCAGCCCGGCCTCCAG tcTCTGGCAGAGTTTCAGCAGAAGAGGCGCAGTCTGAGCCTGTTCCGCAGGCAGAtgatggacctggagctgtccaTCATGCAGCAGCAGGCGCTGGTCTACAACCACCTGAGCCCTGCGGACAG gatggaggtggagaagcTGCAGTCTCTGAGGTCCAgcgtgagagaggagctgcaggagctggaacagcagctggaggagaagctgatgGATCTGATCCACAGCACACATCACAGA GGTCTTCGAAGCAACAACAGTGTTGAAAACTTGTTCACCGCCTCAGCATTGCGAGCAATGGAACCG ATGTCGGAGCTCCTCAGCGAGCAGTTCTACCTCCAGTCGGAGCTCAACTACGACGGTCACGACttccccacctccccctcctcccggtCGTCCAGTCCGCTCAGAGGACGAGGGCGAAGAGGAGCGGACGGCGAGCAGAAACCAGAACTGTATCGGACGTCGGTGGACATAACGCCCGCCACGCCTCCTCGACCGAACGCCCGCAGCAAGGGAAGGCTGC agaagaagaaggaggagctggatcCGATCCTGACCAGGACGGGCGGAGCGTACATCCCCCCCGCCAAGCTGCGCATGATGCAGCAGCAAATCACAGACAAGAGCAG TCTGGCCTATCAGAGGATGAGCTGGGAGGCCCTGAAGAAATCCATCAACGGTCTGATCAACAAAGTCAACGTGTCCAACATCGTGAACATcatccaggagctgctgcaggagaacatCGTCCGGGGGAG GGGGCTGCTGGCTCGCTCCGTGCTTCAGGCCCAGGCGGCGTCGCCCATTTTCACTCACGTCTACGCCGCCGTCGTCGCCATCATCAACTCCAAGTTCCCGCAGATCGGAGAGCTGATCCTCAAGCGCCTCATCCTGGCGTTCAGGAGGAGCTACCGCCGCAACCTCAAG CAACAGTGCCTGACCGCCTCCAAGTTCGTGGCTCATCTCATCAACCAGAACGTG GCTCACGAGGTGCTGTGTCTGGAGATGCtcaccctgctgctggagcgtcCCACCGACGACAGCGTGGAGGTCGCCATCTCCTTCCTGAAGGAGTGCGGACTCAAACTGACCGAGGTGTCGCCCCGAGGAATCAATG CCATATTCGAGCGTCTGAGAAACGTCCTGCACGAGTCGTCCATCGATAAGCGAGTCCAGTACATGATCGAGGTGATGTTCGCCATCAGGAAGGACGGCTTCAAGGACCACCCCGTCATCCCGGAGGGCCTGGACCTGGTGGACGAGGACGACCAGTTCACCCACATGCTGCCGCTGGACGACGAGTACAACACCGAGGACATCCTGA ATGTGTTCAAGCTGGATCCAGACTTCCAGGAGAACGAAGAAAAGTACAAAACCATCAAGCGAG ACATCCTGGACGAGGGCAGCAGCGACTCGGGCGAGGAGGCCGACGGCAGCGACGAGGAAGACGAAGACGAAGACGAGAacgaggagggaggagacg ATGAGAAGGTCACCATCTTCGACAAGACAGAAGTCAACCTGGTGGCTTTCAGAAGGACCATTTACCTCGCTATACAgtccag TTTGGACTTCGAGGAGTGTGCTCACAAACTGATCAAGATGGACTTTCCTGAGAGCCAGacg AAGGAGCTGTGTAACATGATCCTGGACTGCTGCGCCCAACAGAGGACCTACGAGAAGTTCTTTGGTCTGCTGGCCGGG AGGTTCTGCCTGCTGAAGAAGGAGTACATGGAGAGCTTCGAGGCCATCTTCTCCGAGCAGTACGACACCATCCACCGTCTGGAGACCAACAAGCTGAGGAACGTGGCCCGACTCTTCGCTCACCTGCTCTACACGGACTCCGTGCCCTGGAGT GTGCTGGAGTGTATCCGGATGAGCGAGGagaccaccacctcctccagcaggatcTTTGTGAAGATCCTGTTCCAGGAGCTCTGCGCCTACATGGGGCTGCCCAAGCTCAACCAGAGGCTGAAGGACAT aactCTGCAGCCGTTCTTCGAAGGTCTCTTCCCTCGTGATAATCCCAGAAACACTCGCTTCGCCATCAACTTCTTCACATCCATCGGACTGGGAGGACTGAC AGACGAGCTGAGGGAACACCTGAAGAACGCGCCGAAGATGATTATGAcccagaaccaggaagtgggatCGTCTGACTCCTCTTCGTCatcctcctcgtcttcatcgGACTCCTCGTCCTCGGACTCGTCCAGCGACTCGGACTCGTCCGACTCggactcctccagcagctccg ACTCGgacaacaaacacagaaagaagaagaagaggaaagaaagcgaggagaagaagaagaagaaagagaaggacaggaagaagaagaaggagaagcagacGGACAAGAGGCGTAAAAACGACGAGGAGGACAGCGACGACCAGAACCAGGCGAGGAAGGACAAGAGGCACCGCGCACGTGAGGCGGAGGAGCGTGCACGTGACGGCGCCCGGCGGGGGAGACGAGACAAGGACTCCGAAGACGAGGAGCAgcggaagagagaggaggaggagaggagacggaagacggacagacagagagacggcgggagggagagagagagggagcgggtgagagaggaccagagagagagggagcgggagagagagagggggagggacaGGGACCAGGGGAGGGAGCACGAGCGGGAGcgggagcgagggagggggagggaggcggaggagaagagggagacggagagggacagagagcgagagaggaacaAGGAGAACCGGGACAGGAACAGAGAGgacaagaggaggagatga